In Flavobacterium okayamense, a single window of DNA contains:
- a CDS encoding WD40/YVTN/BNR-like repeat-containing protein: MKNKFTFLLLFLIAFANSQVIDVSEVKFKNIGPTIMSGRVVDLSVNPENPTEFYVAYASGGLWYTNNNGTSFQPVMDTAPTLNCGSVTVNWKTHEIWVGTGEVNASRSSYAGIGLLKSSDKGKTWQNLGLKDSHHISRVWVNPIDSNEIIVAALGHLYTRNEERGIFKTIDGGKTWKKTLFISDKTGIIDLQVVSENPKIMFAASWEKDRKAWNFSGNGKESAIYKSEDGGGTWQLISTENSGFPHDEGVGRIGLAVVNEKMIYAVLDNQNKRPNANKEKPKDANAALFETEVIGCELYKSVDGGKSWSKTHDNFIDDMFYSYGYYFANIAVNSSDENQIYIGGVPLLNSNDGGKSFKMINKENVHADHHVTWINPKNPKHIINGNDGGVNITYDNGEHWIKCNNEAVGQFYAVQVDNQKPYNVYGGLQDNGVWVGPNDFEQNVAWHQEGKYPYQELIGGDGMQIQIDNRNSNIVYTGYQFGNYFRINRETNDFNKITPKLLKDSKEEPYRFNWQTPILLSSHNQDILYLGSNFLHRSMDKGETWEKISKDLTKGKVEGNVAFGTLTTISESQFKFGLIYVGSDDGYVHVTKDGGETWKKISNNLPENLWVSRVVASSHRLERVYATLNGYRNDDFTSYIYVSEDYGDTWKLITHGIENSPVNVIYEDDSNENVLYVGTDNSLFASINRGEKWFDFSENMPNVAVHDIKLQSEARELIVGTHGRSIYKVDVSYLEKLTNEILDSELHLFDIEDVIFSKNWGKKMYTWGDYYQPKTDFWIYSKSYRKTQLNIYNSKDKLVFKKDVQLKRGLNKVQYDLIYSKEKGFSQEKVIKADDGNFYLLKGKYKIAIEDKNKVFEINEKKK; this comes from the coding sequence ATGAAAAACAAATTCACTTTTCTCCTTCTTTTTTTAATAGCATTCGCTAATAGTCAAGTCATTGATGTTTCTGAAGTAAAATTCAAAAATATCGGACCAACAATCATGAGTGGTCGTGTGGTTGATTTGTCTGTTAATCCAGAAAACCCAACAGAATTTTATGTTGCGTATGCTTCGGGTGGACTTTGGTATACCAATAATAACGGAACCAGTTTTCAACCGGTTATGGATACTGCGCCAACTTTAAATTGTGGTTCGGTAACTGTAAATTGGAAAACACATGAAATTTGGGTGGGTACGGGAGAAGTAAATGCTTCGCGCTCTTCATATGCCGGAATAGGTTTGTTAAAATCATCAGATAAAGGTAAAACTTGGCAAAATTTAGGTTTAAAAGATTCACATCATATTTCGAGAGTTTGGGTAAATCCAATTGATTCCAATGAAATTATTGTGGCGGCTTTAGGTCATTTGTATACCAGAAATGAAGAAAGGGGAATTTTTAAAACTATCGATGGTGGAAAAACTTGGAAAAAAACACTTTTTATAAGCGATAAAACCGGAATTATAGATTTACAAGTCGTTTCTGAAAATCCTAAAATTATGTTTGCAGCATCGTGGGAAAAAGACAGAAAAGCTTGGAATTTCTCAGGTAACGGAAAAGAATCGGCTATTTATAAAAGTGAAGATGGCGGTGGGACTTGGCAATTAATTTCAACTGAAAACTCCGGATTTCCTCATGATGAAGGGGTTGGTAGAATAGGTCTTGCAGTTGTTAATGAAAAAATGATTTATGCAGTTTTAGACAATCAAAATAAAAGACCAAATGCCAATAAAGAAAAACCGAAAGATGCAAATGCTGCACTTTTTGAAACAGAAGTAATTGGTTGTGAATTATACAAATCTGTTGATGGTGGTAAATCTTGGAGTAAAACACACGATAATTTTATCGATGATATGTTTTATTCTTACGGCTATTATTTTGCAAATATTGCCGTTAATTCAAGCGATGAGAACCAAATTTATATTGGAGGTGTACCCTTATTAAACTCAAATGATGGCGGAAAGTCTTTCAAGATGATTAATAAAGAGAATGTTCATGCGGATCATCATGTAACTTGGATAAACCCAAAAAACCCTAAACACATAATTAACGGGAACGATGGAGGTGTAAATATAACTTATGATAATGGCGAACATTGGATTAAATGTAATAATGAGGCAGTTGGTCAGTTTTATGCGGTACAAGTAGACAATCAAAAGCCGTATAATGTTTATGGAGGTTTACAAGATAATGGAGTTTGGGTTGGGCCTAATGATTTTGAGCAAAATGTAGCGTGGCATCAAGAAGGAAAATATCCCTATCAAGAGTTAATTGGGGGTGATGGGATGCAAATTCAAATTGATAATCGCAACTCAAATATTGTTTATACAGGATATCAGTTTGGTAATTATTTTAGAATAAATCGAGAGACTAATGATTTTAATAAAATCACTCCAAAATTACTTAAAGATTCAAAAGAAGAACCCTACCGTTTCAATTGGCAAACTCCTATTTTATTGTCGAGTCATAATCAAGACATTTTGTATCTAGGGTCTAATTTTTTACACCGTTCTATGGACAAAGGTGAAACTTGGGAAAAAATTTCTAAAGATTTAACCAAAGGGAAAGTAGAAGGAAATGTCGCTTTTGGGACACTTACAACAATATCTGAGAGTCAATTTAAATTCGGATTAATTTATGTTGGTTCAGATGATGGATATGTTCATGTGACAAAGGATGGAGGTGAAACTTGGAAAAAAATAAGTAACAATCTTCCAGAAAATTTATGGGTTTCAAGAGTTGTTGCTTCTTCACATAGGTTGGAAAGGGTTTATGCGACCTTAAATGGTTATAGAAATGATGATTTTACAAGTTATATATATGTTTCGGAAGATTATGGGGATACTTGGAAATTAATAACTCATGGAATTGAAAATTCACCAGTTAACGTGATTTATGAAGATGATAGTAATGAAAATGTTTTATATGTTGGAACCGATAATTCTTTGTTTGCAAGCATAAATAGAGGTGAAAAATGGTTCGATTTCTCTGAAAATATGCCAAATGTAGCAGTTCATGATATTAAACTGCAATCTGAAGCTAGAGAATTAATTGTAGGAACTCATGGACGCTCTATTTATAAAGTAGATGTTTCATACTTAGAAAAGTTAACTAATGAAATACTAGATTCGGAATTGCATTTGTTTGACATTGAAGATGTGATTTTTTCAAAAAATTGGGGTAAGAAAATGTATACTTGGGGTGATTATTATCAGCCAAAGACTGATTTTTGGATTTACAGTAAAAGTTACAGAAAAACTCAATTGAATATATACAATTCAAAGGATAAATTAGTTTTCAAAAAGGATGTTCAATTAAAGAGAGGGTTAAATAAAGTTCAATACGATTTAATCTATTCGAAAGAGAAAGGTTTTAGTCAAGAGAAAGTTATAAAAGCTGATGATGGAAATTTTTACCTTTTAAAAGGAAAGTATAAAATTGCGATTGAAGACAAAAACAAAGTTTTTGAAATTAATGAGAAGAAAAAGTAA
- a CDS encoding aminopeptidase P family protein: MKYHQINRDLFIKNRKKFTAQMKPNSVAIFNSNDIYPVSADSTLPFAQHRDIFYLSGVDQEESILLLFPDAPYEHLKEILFLKETNEHIAVWEGEKLTKERAFEVSGIKSVIWLQDFHKTLKEVMAYAETMYINTNEHYRASIDTETREARFVKWWKNEYPAHKVEKSNPILQKLRSVKEQEELDLIQNACNITEKGFRRILNFVKPGVMEYEIEAEFAHEFLRNRSKGFAYTPIIASGNNANVLHYIENNQECKAGDLLLLDVGAEYANYSSDMSRTIPVSGKFTDRQKAVYNAVLRVKDEATKMLVPGTLWKQYHVEVGKLMTSELLDLGLIDKADVQNENSDWPAYKKYFMHGTSHHMGLDTHDYGLLHLPMEANMVFTVEPGIYIPQEGFGIRLEDDVVIQPSGEPFNLMKNIPIEAEEIEDLMNR; this comes from the coding sequence ATGAAATATCATCAAATAAACCGTGACTTGTTCATTAAAAACAGAAAAAAGTTCACGGCTCAAATGAAACCTAATAGTGTAGCCATTTTTAATTCTAACGATATTTATCCAGTAAGTGCTGATAGCACTTTACCTTTTGCGCAACATCGCGACATTTTTTATTTAAGTGGTGTTGACCAAGAAGAAAGTATTTTATTACTTTTTCCAGATGCGCCTTATGAACATTTGAAAGAAATTTTATTTCTAAAAGAAACAAACGAACATATTGCGGTTTGGGAAGGCGAAAAATTAACAAAAGAACGTGCTTTTGAAGTGAGCGGTATAAAATCGGTTATTTGGTTACAGGATTTTCATAAAACTTTGAAAGAAGTTATGGCTTATGCTGAAACCATGTACATTAATACTAATGAACATTACAGAGCTTCAATTGACACAGAAACTCGTGAAGCGCGTTTTGTAAAATGGTGGAAAAATGAATATCCAGCCCATAAAGTTGAAAAATCAAATCCAATACTTCAAAAATTACGTTCGGTTAAAGAGCAAGAAGAATTAGATTTAATCCAAAATGCATGTAACATTACAGAAAAAGGTTTCCGTAGAATTTTAAACTTTGTGAAGCCAGGCGTAATGGAATATGAAATTGAAGCTGAATTTGCACATGAATTTTTAAGAAATCGTTCAAAAGGGTTTGCTTATACGCCGATTATTGCCTCTGGAAATAATGCTAATGTTTTACATTACATTGAAAACAACCAAGAATGTAAAGCTGGAGATTTATTATTACTTGATGTTGGTGCTGAATACGCTAATTATTCAAGTGATATGAGCAGAACCATACCTGTTTCTGGAAAATTTACTGATCGACAAAAAGCGGTTTACAATGCAGTTTTAAGAGTAAAAGATGAAGCCACAAAAATGTTGGTTCCTGGAACACTTTGGAAACAATATCATGTCGAAGTTGGTAAACTAATGACTTCTGAATTATTAGATTTAGGTTTAATTGACAAAGCTGATGTTCAAAATGAAAATTCAGATTGGCCAGCCTATAAAAAATATTTCATGCACGGAACTTCTCATCACATGGGATTAGATACGCATGATTACGGCTTACTTCATTTACCAATGGAAGCCAACATGGTGTTTACTGTTGAACCTGGAATTTATATACCACAAGAAGGTTTTGGTATTCGATTAGAAGACGATGTGGTAATTCAACCAAGTGGAGAACCATTTAACTTAATGAAGAATATTCCTATCGAAGCGGAAGAGATAGAAGATTTAATGAATCGATGA
- the rseP gene encoding RIP metalloprotease RseP produces MIQLAQIIFILSVLVILHEFGHYITAKWFKVRVEKFYLFMDAGFSLVKKKIGETEWGIGWLPLGGYVKLSGMIDESMDTEQMKQEAQPWEFRSKPAWQRLIIMLGGIIVNILLAWVIYTVMYTTVGKKYVATEIIQKEGLAFGEVGQKAGFQNGDKIVSVDGKFQENFNRMVMDILFSEEVVVDRNGEQVKLNLTDEQIGEILDKEGRSFIEPRFHGSSVDSVLIGSQAAKAGLVKGDSIVAVNGQKFKFKDEFTSFLSQHKNDSVSIAVIRNNNEKILKAKTDSVGKLGFLFKSFIKDDFIVENKMSVFEAIPAAIKESWSLLVYNVKSFKLILRPATGAYKQVKSPVGIARALPDTWNWEYIWNFTALFSIGLAFMNLLPIPGLDGGHALFTIVEMITGKTLSDKAAGYVQTAGMIILLTLMALTFGKDIFQLVADKFFQ; encoded by the coding sequence ATGATTCAATTAGCGCAAATAATATTTATACTTTCAGTTTTAGTAATTCTTCATGAATTTGGACATTATATCACTGCAAAATGGTTTAAAGTTAGAGTTGAGAAGTTTTATTTATTCATGGATGCGGGCTTTTCATTAGTTAAGAAAAAAATTGGAGAAACTGAATGGGGGATTGGTTGGTTGCCATTAGGAGGGTATGTTAAACTTTCAGGAATGATTGATGAAAGTATGGATACTGAGCAAATGAAACAAGAAGCTCAACCTTGGGAATTTCGTTCAAAACCTGCTTGGCAACGTTTGATTATTATGCTTGGTGGAATCATTGTAAACATTCTTTTAGCGTGGGTAATTTATACAGTAATGTATACAACAGTTGGGAAAAAATATGTTGCAACAGAAATTATTCAAAAAGAAGGTTTAGCTTTTGGAGAAGTTGGTCAAAAAGCTGGTTTTCAAAATGGAGATAAAATTGTTTCTGTTGATGGGAAATTTCAAGAAAATTTCAACCGAATGGTAATGGACATCTTATTTAGTGAAGAAGTTGTTGTAGATAGAAATGGCGAACAAGTAAAATTAAATCTAACAGATGAACAAATTGGCGAAATTTTAGATAAAGAAGGAAGAAGTTTTATCGAACCTCGTTTTCATGGTTCTTCAGTTGATTCTGTTTTGATAGGTTCACAAGCGGCAAAAGCGGGTTTAGTAAAAGGAGATTCTATAGTTGCTGTGAATGGACAAAAATTTAAGTTTAAGGATGAATTTACGAGTTTTCTTAGCCAACATAAAAATGATTCAGTTTCTATAGCAGTTATTAGAAATAATAATGAAAAAATTTTAAAAGCTAAAACAGATTCAGTTGGAAAACTTGGATTCCTATTCAAATCATTTATTAAAGACGACTTTATTGTTGAAAATAAAATGAGTGTTTTTGAAGCAATTCCAGCAGCTATTAAAGAATCTTGGTCATTATTAGTGTATAATGTTAAGAGTTTTAAATTAATTCTTCGTCCCGCAACTGGTGCTTACAAACAAGTTAAAAGCCCTGTTGGAATTGCAAGAGCTTTACCAGATACTTGGAATTGGGAATACATTTGGAATTTCACCGCTTTGTTCTCAATCGGTTTGGCGTTTATGAACTTACTGCCTATTCCTGGTTTAGATGGTGGACATGCTTTGTTTACTATTGTTGAAATGATTACTGGAAAAACACTAAGTGATAAAGCAGCAGGTTATGTACAAACAGCTGGAATGATTATTTTGCTAACATTAATGGCTTTAACTTTTGGAAAAGACATCTTTCAATTAGTAGCAGATAAATTTTTCCAATAA
- a CDS encoding M1 family aminopeptidase, giving the protein MRKIYLTLLLVSSLFSAAQTEQEDFEHMIEAEMKSAASIQNFQVNPNTQNYDITYHELRFTVNPAVYNIVGQVATTFTALEDMNSIIFDLTDVLTVNSVMMGATSLTFSQYNTEELEINFPSTITNGSSATVVINYSGAPDTDEQAFSTSTHSGTPVIYTLSEPFGARDWWPCKQDLNDKIDNIDVYITCPTGYIGVTNGLLQSETTSGGMVTRHFHHGYPIPAYLISLNVTNYVSYNIQAGLGTTQSPFFPINNYLYPENNNSSVQAQIDQTVPIMNVFEDKFGPYPYRNEQYGHVQFGWGGGMEHATMSSMVSFPRSLIAHELGHQWFGNRVTCGTWKDIWLNEGLTEYTAGIVVEELDGATSFVSWKNSKINNITSQPGGALYLTDSEALNVNRIFSGRLSYNKGSMVTHMLRWVMGDTNFFQALQNYLTDPNLSYAYAITSDLQSHVEAVHGSSLNEFFNDWVYNQGYPSYDITVQNWGAGQVKITVNQTQSHASVSFFEMPLEIRLFDSGGSSHDVVVNNTFNGQEFIVASPFVVTSSEFDPNKHIISKNNNTTTLGNDTFDLNQSISLYPNPSNNILNVKLPNTILLKSIEIYNGLGQLVLKEENTSFSILKLNDGVYHAKIKTSEGLIHKNFIKK; this is encoded by the coding sequence ATGAGAAAAATTTACTTAACCTTACTTTTAGTTTCAAGTCTTTTTTCGGCAGCCCAAACTGAGCAAGAAGATTTTGAACATATGATAGAAGCTGAAATGAAATCAGCTGCTTCAATTCAAAATTTTCAAGTAAACCCTAATACGCAAAATTATGATATTACCTATCATGAATTGCGTTTCACAGTAAACCCTGCTGTCTACAATATTGTTGGTCAGGTTGCAACTACTTTTACTGCTTTAGAAGATATGAACTCAATAATTTTTGATTTAACAGATGTATTAACTGTTAATTCAGTAATGATGGGAGCTACTTCTTTAACGTTTTCGCAATATAACACGGAAGAGTTAGAAATTAATTTTCCATCAACTATTACCAATGGTAGTTCTGCTACAGTTGTAATTAACTATTCAGGAGCTCCTGATACAGATGAACAAGCTTTTAGTACAAGTACTCATAGTGGAACACCTGTTATTTATACGCTTTCTGAGCCTTTTGGAGCAAGAGATTGGTGGCCTTGTAAACAAGATTTAAATGATAAAATTGATAATATTGATGTTTATATCACTTGTCCTACAGGTTATATAGGAGTAACTAATGGGTTATTACAAAGTGAAACTACTAGCGGAGGAATGGTAACGCGTCATTTTCACCACGGGTATCCAATTCCAGCTTATTTAATCAGTTTAAATGTTACTAATTATGTTTCTTATAACATTCAAGCGGGATTAGGTACAACTCAAAGTCCATTTTTCCCTATCAATAATTATTTATATCCCGAAAATAATAATAGTTCAGTTCAAGCACAAATTGATCAAACAGTTCCTATTATGAATGTTTTTGAGGATAAATTCGGACCTTATCCTTATAGAAATGAGCAATATGGTCATGTTCAATTTGGTTGGGGAGGAGGAATGGAGCACGCTACCATGTCTTCAATGGTAAGTTTTCCAAGAAGTTTAATTGCACATGAATTAGGACATCAATGGTTTGGGAATAGAGTTACTTGCGGAACATGGAAAGATATTTGGTTAAATGAAGGGCTTACAGAGTATACCGCAGGCATTGTTGTGGAAGAATTAGATGGGGCAACAAGTTTTGTGTCTTGGAAAAATTCTAAAATTAACAATATTACTTCACAACCGGGTGGTGCTCTTTATTTAACAGATTCTGAAGCTTTGAATGTAAATAGAATTTTCAGCGGTAGATTGTCGTATAACAAAGGATCAATGGTAACTCATATGTTGCGTTGGGTAATGGGAGATACAAATTTCTTTCAAGCACTTCAAAATTATTTAACCGATCCTAATCTTTCGTATGCTTATGCCATAACTAGTGATCTTCAATCTCATGTGGAAGCGGTTCATGGTTCAAGTTTAAACGAGTTTTTTAATGATTGGGTTTATAATCAAGGATATCCATCGTATGACATAACGGTACAAAACTGGGGAGCAGGACAAGTAAAAATTACTGTTAACCAAACACAATCTCATGCCTCAGTTAGTTTCTTTGAAATGCCCTTAGAGATTAGATTGTTCGACTCAGGAGGAAGTTCACATGATGTAGTTGTAAATAATACATTTAATGGGCAAGAATTTATTGTTGCTTCTCCATTTGTAGTTACAAGCTCAGAATTTGATCCGAACAAACACATTATTTCCAAAAACAATAATACAACAACACTTGGGAATGACACTTTTGATTTAAATCAATCGATTAGCTTGTACCCGAATCCATCAAATAACATTCTTAATGTAAAGTTGCCAAATACTATTCTTTTAAAATCAATTGAGATTTATAATGGATTAGGGCAATTAGTTTTGAAAGAAGAAAATACAAGTTTCTCAATTTTAAAATTAAATGATGGAGTTTATCATGCAAAAATTAAAACAAGTGAAGGTTTAATTCATAAAAATTTTATAAAAAAATAA
- the serS gene encoding serine--tRNA ligase: protein MLQVAYIRENKEEVIKGLAKRNMDASELVNLVIELDEKRRSTQVELDNILAESNKLSKEIGELMRNGEKEKAEATKAKTADLKEKTKELTDVLNEATASLQEELYKLPNIPTAIVPEGKTADDNLNVYQDGEIPTLHEGAMPHWELAKKYDIIDFDLGAKITGAGFPVYKGKGARLQRALINYFLDKNTAAGYQETQVPHLVNEASGFGTGQLPDKEGQMYFVGEDNLYLIPTAEVPVTNIYRDVLLNESDLPILVTGYTPCFRREAGSYGAHVRGLNRLHQFDKVEIVRIEHPEKSYEALDGMVEHVKGILEDLKLPFRILRLCGGDMGFTSALTYDFEVFSTAQDRWLEISSVSNFETFQANRLKLRFKDKEGKNQLAHTLNGSSLALPRVLAGILENYQTPEGIVIPEVLRPYTGFDIIN from the coding sequence ATGTTACAGGTAGCTTACATTAGAGAAAACAAAGAAGAAGTTATCAAAGGTTTAGCAAAGAGAAATATGGATGCTAGCGAATTGGTAAACTTAGTAATTGAATTAGATGAGAAAAGAAGATCTACTCAAGTGGAACTAGACAATATTCTTGCTGAATCGAATAAGCTATCCAAAGAAATTGGCGAATTAATGCGTAATGGTGAAAAAGAAAAAGCCGAAGCAACCAAAGCAAAAACTGCCGATTTAAAAGAAAAAACAAAAGAATTAACTGATGTACTTAATGAAGCAACAGCTTCATTACAAGAAGAATTATACAAATTACCTAATATTCCAACAGCAATTGTTCCAGAAGGAAAAACTGCTGATGACAACTTAAATGTGTATCAAGATGGTGAAATCCCTACTTTACATGAAGGAGCAATGCCTCATTGGGAATTAGCAAAAAAATACGACATTATTGATTTCGATTTAGGTGCAAAAATTACGGGTGCCGGGTTTCCTGTTTACAAAGGAAAAGGAGCTCGTTTACAGCGTGCCTTAATCAATTATTTTTTAGATAAAAACACGGCTGCGGGTTATCAAGAAACTCAAGTTCCACATTTAGTGAACGAAGCTTCTGGTTTTGGAACCGGGCAATTACCAGATAAAGAAGGGCAAATGTATTTCGTAGGTGAAGATAATTTATATTTAATTCCTACTGCAGAAGTTCCAGTAACTAATATTTATCGTGATGTTTTATTAAACGAAAGCGATTTACCTATTCTTGTAACTGGCTATACGCCTTGTTTCCGTAGAGAAGCAGGTTCTTATGGAGCTCATGTAAGAGGTTTAAATCGTTTACACCAATTTGATAAAGTTGAGATTGTTCGCATTGAACATCCTGAAAAATCATACGAAGCTTTAGATGGAATGGTAGAACATGTAAAAGGAATTTTAGAGGATTTAAAATTACCTTTCCGTATTTTAAGACTTTGTGGTGGTGATATGGGATTCACTTCTGCATTAACGTATGACTTTGAAGTATTTTCAACAGCACAAGACCGTTGGTTAGAAATTTCTTCGGTTTCAAATTTTGAAACTTTTCAAGCAAACCGATTAAAACTACGTTTCAAAGACAAAGAAGGTAAAAACCAGTTAGCACATACCTTAAACGGAAGTTCATTAGCATTACCAAGAGTTTTAGCAGGAATTTTAGAAAACTATCAAACACCCGAAGGAATTGTAATTCCAGAAGTGCTTAGACCATATACAGGGTTTGACATTATCAACTAA
- a CDS encoding tetratricopeptide repeat protein — protein MRKILFIFLFLFQNVLLAQNEQLALDYIETGQYEKAISLLEPILEKQPSNYYYFDKLLICYQQTEQFEKALSLIQIRIKKYNQPQLLIEEGYIYQLQGNTQKAEKKYNEAINRIYEHPIYSHNLGATFQNKTLLNWALQAYELGQKENPNLNFDYQTALIYGQMGNLEGMTNKLLDYAYSNPSNTPTVQNYFSRFLLENTSETFQNDLKKALLIRTQKTPDIYWNEFLSWFYVQQKDFGKAFIQEKAVYKRNPETLNNIIALGQMSVDDNQKETAQSIFSFILENTQDIGLQIKANEFLMRIKIEESEKTAYPKLKEELNLLLKKFGISPYSLDLQLLTANFECFYLNNPNEASQLLNKSLELPLNPRQIATVKLELADILLYSEKFNQAILFYAQVEDNMKNDEMAHEASMKMAKANYFKNDFDWALQQVKVLKQSSSLLIANDALELFLLIQDNSVEDSLRKSLTAFSKADLKLYQKKKTEALQDFKQILTDYKDDSIVDETLLKIGKIQQDLKQYTEAITSFNEIIEKHTEGVFVDEALYFSAEICRRFLDNPEKAKALYEKVIFNHQDSIYFTESQRQYRLLRGDTNI, from the coding sequence ATGCGAAAAATACTCTTCATATTTCTATTTCTATTCCAAAACGTTTTGTTGGCTCAAAACGAGCAATTGGCATTGGATTATATTGAGACAGGTCAATATGAAAAGGCTATTAGTTTGTTGGAACCAATCTTAGAAAAGCAACCATCAAATTATTATTATTTTGATAAGCTTTTAATCTGCTACCAACAAACAGAGCAATTTGAAAAAGCTTTAAGTCTAATACAAATTAGAATTAAAAAATACAATCAACCACAACTTTTAATCGAAGAAGGTTACATTTATCAATTACAAGGCAATACTCAAAAAGCGGAAAAAAAATACAATGAAGCAATTAATCGAATTTACGAACACCCTATATATTCACACAATTTAGGAGCTACTTTTCAAAACAAAACGCTTTTAAATTGGGCTTTACAAGCTTATGAGTTGGGTCAAAAAGAAAACCCAAACCTTAATTTTGATTATCAAACCGCATTGATTTATGGGCAAATGGGGAATTTAGAAGGAATGACCAATAAACTTTTAGATTATGCGTATTCTAATCCAAGTAACACACCAACCGTACAGAATTATTTTTCAAGATTTCTTTTAGAAAACACGTCAGAAACCTTTCAAAACGATTTAAAAAAAGCCTTACTAATTCGTACTCAAAAAACACCAGATATTTATTGGAACGAGTTTTTAAGTTGGTTTTACGTGCAGCAAAAAGATTTTGGCAAAGCATTCATTCAAGAAAAAGCAGTTTATAAACGCAATCCAGAAACTTTAAATAATATTATTGCTTTAGGTCAAATGTCAGTTGATGACAATCAAAAGGAAACAGCGCAATCTATTTTTAGTTTCATTTTAGAAAACACGCAAGATATTGGCCTTCAAATTAAAGCGAATGAGTTTTTAATGCGAATAAAAATTGAAGAAAGTGAAAAAACAGCATATCCAAAACTTAAAGAAGAACTAAATCTTCTATTGAAAAAATTCGGAATTTCACCTTATTCATTAGACTTACAATTATTAACTGCCAATTTTGAGTGTTTTTATTTGAACAACCCTAATGAAGCTTCACAATTATTGAACAAATCATTAGAATTGCCACTTAATCCACGACAAATTGCAACTGTTAAATTAGAATTGGCAGATATTTTATTGTACAGCGAAAAATTCAACCAAGCCATTTTATTTTATGCGCAAGTAGAAGACAACATGAAGAATGATGAAATGGCACACGAAGCAAGCATGAAAATGGCGAAAGCTAATTATTTTAAAAACGATTTCGATTGGGCTTTACAGCAAGTGAAGGTTTTGAAACAGTCGTCTAGTTTATTGATTGCTAACGATGCATTAGAGTTATTTTTGCTGATTCAAGATAATTCAGTCGAAGATAGTTTACGAAAATCATTAACTGCTTTTTCAAAGGCTGATTTAAAATTATATCAAAAGAAAAAAACAGAAGCTTTACAAGATTTCAAACAAATTTTAACCGATTACAAAGACGACTCAATTGTTGATGAAACGCTTTTAAAAATTGGAAAAATCCAACAAGATTTAAAACAATACACCGAAGCAATTACAAGTTTTAATGAAATTATCGAAAAACATACCGAAGGCGTTTTTGTAGATGAAGCTTTGTACTTTTCTGCCGAAATTTGTAGAAGATTTCTCGATAATCCCGAAAAAGCAAAAGCTTTGTATGAAAAAGTAATTTTCAATCACCAAGATAGTATTTACTTTACCGAATCGCAACGTCAATACAGATTATTACGTGGTGATACCAATATTTAA
- a CDS encoding DUF4286 family protein codes for MIIYNVTINIEETVHDKWIDWMRNKHINDVLATGLFISARLVKVLVDEEMGGVTYSVQYLAPSRENLEMYYKHHAPRLRQEGLELFADKMLAFRTELEVMNEFFHESN; via the coding sequence ATGATCATATACAACGTTACCATAAATATAGAAGAAACCGTTCATGATAAATGGATTGATTGGATGCGCAACAAACATATTAACGATGTTTTAGCAACAGGTTTATTTATAAGCGCACGATTAGTTAAAGTTTTAGTGGATGAAGAAATGGGTGGCGTTACCTATTCGGTTCAATATTTAGCACCTTCACGTGAAAATTTAGAAATGTATTACAAGCATCATGCTCCTAGATTGCGCCAAGAAGGTTTAGAACTATTTGCCGATAAAATGTTAGCTTTTAGAACGGAGCTTGAAGTAATGAACGAATTTTTCCACGAAAGCAACTAA